The following proteins come from a genomic window of Gossypium raimondii isolate GPD5lz chromosome 5, ASM2569854v1, whole genome shotgun sequence:
- the LOC105768952 gene encoding histone H2B — MAPKAEKKPAEKKPAEGKKAEKAPTEKKPRAEKKLPKEAGDKKKKRPKKSVETYKIYIFKVLKQVHPDIGISSKAMGIMNSFINDIFEKLAQEASRLARYNKKPTITSREIQTAVRLVLPGELAKHAVSEGTKAVTKFTSS; from the coding sequence ATGGCACCAAAGGCCGAGAAGAAGCCTGCTGAGAAAAAACCAGCGGAAGGCAAAAAAGCCGAGAAGGCACCAACCGAGAAAAAGCCCAGAGCCGAGAAGAAGCTCCCCAAGGAAGCCGGCGACAAGAAGAAGAAGCGACCAAAGAAGAGCGTCGAAACCTACAAGATCTACATCTTTAAGGTTCTGAAGCAAGTGCATCCTGATATCGGGATTTCGAGCAAGGCCATGGGGATTATGAACAGTTTCATTAATGACATTTTCGAGAAGCTTGCTCAGGAAGCTTCGAGGCTCGCTCGTTACAACAAGAAGCCCACAATTACATCTCGGGAGATTCAAACAGCTGTGAGGCTGGTTCTGCCCGGGGAGTTGGCTAAGCATGCTGTTTCTGAAGGGACTAAGGCTGTCACCAAGTTTACTAGTTCTTAG
- the LOC105768948 gene encoding protein SENSITIVE TO PROTON RHIZOTOXICITY 2 isoform X1, translated as MISGSASCFPSASQGSPMYPLAEENMVPSSLEAGSGSGPDQSHSTTLLYNLSILKDKVHEAQSLVSILISPDQAHPESTSLAVSSMDSLVQDIIVTASSMIFICQQMSLGTASGNNINTELHQQHVRVIPDNRISQPPNFSDICVGNIVQEKGQSFYYSAETISWYGDHCNNDRNNNNGNNRNRSLQVSNDDKLERKEFVELPRRSEISGGCEAVSAMKYDIIELDAEDLLAKYTHYCQVCGKGFKRDANLRMHMRAHGDEYKSSAALINPMKNPREGSSSSSAMGNCSTKMNKKYSCPQEGCRWNQKHAKFQPLKSMICVKNHYKRSHCPKMYVCKRCNCKQFSVLSDLRTHEKHCGDLKWQCSCGTTFSRKDKLMGHVALFVGHTPALVTNPKANPGTDHPSL; from the exons ATGATTTCAGGGTCCGCTTCATGTTTCCCCAGTGCATCACAAGGTTCGCCAATGTATCCCTTGGCTGAAGAAAACATGGTTCCATCTTCCCTCGAAGCTGGTTCAGGTTCAGGCCCAGATCAGTCTCATTCAACCACTCTCCTCTACAATCTCTCCATCCTGAAAGATAAAGTTCACGAGGCTCAGTCACTTGTTAGCATCCTTATATCTCCTGATCAAGCTCATCCGGAGTCAACTTCTTTAGCCGTCTCAAGCATGGATTCTTTGGTTCAAGATATCATTGTCACAGCATCTTCCATGATATTTATTTGCCAACAGATGTCTCTTGGAACTGCTTCAGGTAACAATATCAACACTGAATTGCATCAGCAGCATGTTAGGGTGATTCCTGATAATCGGATCTCTCAACCACCCAACTTCAGTGATATTTGTGTTGGTAACATTGTTCAAGAAAAAGGGCAAAGCTTTTATTATAGTGCTGAAACGATTAGCTGGTATGGCGACCACTGCAATAATGACCGTAACAACAACAATGGCAATAATAGGAATCGAAGTTTACAAGTCAGTAATGACGATAAGCTGGAAAGGAAAGAATTTGTTGAATTGCCTCGAAGAAGTGAAATTAGCGGAGGGTGTGAAGCGGTTTCAGCTATGAAATATGACATAATCGAATTGGATGCTGAAGACTTATTAGCTAAGTACACACATTACTGTCAAGTTTGCGGTAAAGGGTTCAAGCGAGACGCAAATTTGAGAATGCACATGAGAGCTCACGGGGATGAATACAAGAGCAGTGCTGCTTTGATTAACCCCATGAAGAATCCTAGAGAGGGAAGTAGTAGTAGTAGTGCCATGGGAAACTGTTCAACGAAAATGAATAAGAAGTATTCATGTCCTCAGGAAGGTTGTAGGTGGAACCAGAAACATGCCAAGTTCCAACCCTTGAAATCCATGATTTGTGTGAAGAATCATTACAAGAGGAGCCATTGTCCCAAGATGTATGTTTGCAAACGATGTAACTGCAAGCAATTCTCGGTGTTGTCAGATCTCAGGACTCATGAAAAGCACTGTGGTGATCTCAAGTGGCAGTGCTCTTGCGGTACCACTTTTTCAAGGAAAGATAAGCTTATGGGTCACGTTGCTTTGTTCGTTGGCCATACTCCAGCTCTTGTTACTAATCCTAAGGCGAACCCAG GGACAGATCACCCATCTCTTTGA
- the LOC105768948 gene encoding protein SENSITIVE TO PROTON RHIZOTOXICITY 2 isoform X2, translated as MISGSASCFPSASQGSPMYPLAEENMVPSSLEAGSGSGPDQSHSTTLLYNLSILKDKVHEAQSLVSILISPDQAHPESTSLAVSSMDSLVQDIIVTASSMIFICQQMSLGTASGNNINTELHQQHVRVIPDNRISQPPNFSDICVGNIVQEKGQSFYYSAETISWYGDHCNNDRNNNNGNNRNRSLQVSNDDKLERKEFVELPRRSEISGGCEAVSAMKYDIIELDAEDLLAKYTHYCQVCGKGFKRDANLRMHMRAHGDEYKSSAALINPMKNPREGSSSSSAMGNCSTKMNKKYSCPQEGCRWNQKHAKFQPLKSMICVKNHYKRSHCPKMYVCKRCNCKQFSVLSDLRTHEKHCGDLKWQCSCGTTFSRKDKLMGHVALFVGHTPALVTNPKANPG; from the coding sequence ATGATTTCAGGGTCCGCTTCATGTTTCCCCAGTGCATCACAAGGTTCGCCAATGTATCCCTTGGCTGAAGAAAACATGGTTCCATCTTCCCTCGAAGCTGGTTCAGGTTCAGGCCCAGATCAGTCTCATTCAACCACTCTCCTCTACAATCTCTCCATCCTGAAAGATAAAGTTCACGAGGCTCAGTCACTTGTTAGCATCCTTATATCTCCTGATCAAGCTCATCCGGAGTCAACTTCTTTAGCCGTCTCAAGCATGGATTCTTTGGTTCAAGATATCATTGTCACAGCATCTTCCATGATATTTATTTGCCAACAGATGTCTCTTGGAACTGCTTCAGGTAACAATATCAACACTGAATTGCATCAGCAGCATGTTAGGGTGATTCCTGATAATCGGATCTCTCAACCACCCAACTTCAGTGATATTTGTGTTGGTAACATTGTTCAAGAAAAAGGGCAAAGCTTTTATTATAGTGCTGAAACGATTAGCTGGTATGGCGACCACTGCAATAATGACCGTAACAACAACAATGGCAATAATAGGAATCGAAGTTTACAAGTCAGTAATGACGATAAGCTGGAAAGGAAAGAATTTGTTGAATTGCCTCGAAGAAGTGAAATTAGCGGAGGGTGTGAAGCGGTTTCAGCTATGAAATATGACATAATCGAATTGGATGCTGAAGACTTATTAGCTAAGTACACACATTACTGTCAAGTTTGCGGTAAAGGGTTCAAGCGAGACGCAAATTTGAGAATGCACATGAGAGCTCACGGGGATGAATACAAGAGCAGTGCTGCTTTGATTAACCCCATGAAGAATCCTAGAGAGGGAAGTAGTAGTAGTAGTGCCATGGGAAACTGTTCAACGAAAATGAATAAGAAGTATTCATGTCCTCAGGAAGGTTGTAGGTGGAACCAGAAACATGCCAAGTTCCAACCCTTGAAATCCATGATTTGTGTGAAGAATCATTACAAGAGGAGCCATTGTCCCAAGATGTATGTTTGCAAACGATGTAACTGCAAGCAATTCTCGGTGTTGTCAGATCTCAGGACTCATGAAAAGCACTGTGGTGATCTCAAGTGGCAGTGCTCTTGCGGTACCACTTTTTCAAGGAAAGATAAGCTTATGGGTCACGTTGCTTTGTTCGTTGGCCATACTCCAGCTCTTGTTACTAATCCTAAGGCGAACCCAGGTTAG
- the LOC105770492 gene encoding 50S ribosomal protein L9, chloroplastic gives MATATVTAASTLSWLHSFGGTQNETTKVADKNRVFVVFAQKKAKKTRKIILKEDVEYLGKKGQLLDVKAGYFRNYLLPTGKAQIITSSLLKEMKMEEERIEAEKQRVKEEAQQLALIFETVGAFKVKRKGGKGKQIFGSVTAQDLVDIIKAQLQRDVDKRIVFLPEIRETGEYVAELKLHPEVTARVRVNVYAN, from the exons ATGGCAACCGCTACAGTTACAGCAGCATCTACACTTTCATGGCTTCACAGCTTTGGAGGAACACAAAACGAGACAACAAAAGTAGCAGACAAAAACAGGGTCTTCGTGGTTTTCGCCCAGAAGAAAGCTAAAAAGACTCGAAAG ATAATACTGAAGGAGGATGTGGAATACCTGGGGAAAAAGGGACAGCTTTTGGATGTGAAAGCTGGCTATTTCAGGAATTATCTTTTGCCTACGGGAAAAGCCCAGATTATCACTTCTTCTTTGCTTAA ggaaatgaaaatggagGAGGAAAGAATTGAAGCGGAGAAGCAACGG GTGAAAGAAGAGGCACAGCAACTTGCTCTAATATTCGAAACAGTTGGAGCTTTTAAGGTGAAGAGAAAAGGTGGAAAAGGAAAGCAAATTTTTGGAAG TGTTACTGCTCAAGATCTTGTAGACATTATCAAGGCACAACTTCAAAG GGATGTGGACAAAAGAATTGTTTTTCTTCCAGAGATCAGGGAAACAGGAGAATATGTAGCAGAGCTGAAGCTCCACCCTGAAGTTACTGCCCGAGTCCGAGTTAATGTTTATGCTAACTGA
- the LOC105770965 gene encoding zinc finger protein ZAT5 has product MQAQPDFEVSNIDHQALIMKGKRTKRQRSSSPFGVTVTSSSSSACGGGGGVAEEYNSISSPVTSGEIYESTEEEEDMANCLIMLAQSDGPKRRSNIEEKQEMVTATNKAGVYAYECKTCNRSFPSFQALGGHRASHKKPKGATADEKKPLFLAFKDHGVEDADQFNRESPAVLALQVGNNNNNNNKTNSHGNKGNKIHECSICGSEFLSGQALGGHMRRHRAAASNQAAVSVDTTSIPIESGNGDGTKPRNILALDLNLPAPEDDLRDAKFQFGAPQQAIVFTTPALIDCHY; this is encoded by the coding sequence ATGCAAGCTCAACCGGATTTTGAGGTGTCTAATATTGATCATCAAGCCTTGATCATGAAAGGCAAGCGTACCAAGCGTCAAAGATCATCGTCCCCGTTCGGTGTCACTGTGACTTCTAGCTCCTCAAGTGCTTGCGGCGGCGGCGGTGGAGTGGCGGAGGAATACAATTCGATTTCCTCTCCGGTGACTTCCGGTGAGATTTACGAGAGCACCGAGGAAGAAGAAGACATGGCTAACTGCCTAATCATGTTAGCACAAAGTGATGGCCCAAAAAGGAGGAGCAATATTGAAGAGAAACAGGAGATGGTTACTGCAACAAACAAGGCTGGAGTTTATGCGTACGAGTGTAAAACCTGTAACCGGTCTTTCCCATCATTCCAAGCACTAGGAGGGCATAGGGCAAGCCACAAGAAGCCCAAGGGAGCCACCGCAGATGAGAAAAAACCACTTTTTTTGGCATTCAAAGATCATGGTGTTGAAGACGCTGATCAATTCAATAGAGAAAGCCCTGCGGTTCTTGCTTTACAAGTAggtaacaacaacaacaacaacaacaagacTAATAGTCATGGGAACAAGGGTAACAAGATTCACGAGTGTTCAATCTGTGGCTCTGAATTCTTGTCTGGTCAAGCCCTTGGAGGCCACATGAGACGGCACAGGGCGGCGGCAAGCAATCAAGCTGCTGTGAGTGTTGATACTACTAGCATTCCAATTGAGTCAGGCAATGGTGATGGAACCAAGCCTAGAAATATCCTAGCTCTGGATCTTAATCTTCCTGCACCAGAAGATGATCTCAGGGATGCCAAGTTCCAATTCGGAGCACCCCAACAAGCTATTGTTTTCACCACACCAGCTTTGATAGATTGCCATTACTAA
- the LOC105768979 gene encoding transcription factor FER-LIKE IRON DEFICIENCY-INDUCED TRANSCRIPTION FACTOR has translation MDASRNYPLQFPNQFELYDFIDDPNFDQFIDLIRGESEDAGVGYDCDLLNGSFVEDKQISSTPGDTFCLDASTTIVPDSNYVFDPFPSTFYGEMMKDGEDDNDEENSSGTTTATATATTPTTPTATKKPRVDRSRTLISERLRRGRMKEKLYALRSLVPNITKMDKASIIGDAVLYVQDLQMQAKKLKAEIAGLEATLAGSERYQQSIENPVKIRVARSNSHPVCKKIMQLNMFQVEEREFYIRLICNKGEGVAISLYKALESLTNFKVLNSNLATLSDRFVLTFTLNMRDCEQSMNLPNLKLWVCGALLNQGFEFTTPLSS, from the exons ATGGATGCATCGAGAAATTACCCTCTGCAGTTCCCAAACCAGTTTGAACTATATGATTTCATTGATGATCCGAATTTTGATCAGTTCATCGATCTGATTCGTGGTGAAAGTGAAGATGCAGGCGTCGGCTATGATTGCGATCTTCTCAATGGTAGTTTTGTTGAGGATAAGCAGATTAGTTCCACACCTGGGGATACTTTTTGCCTTGATGCTTCAACCACCATTGTGCCGGATTCTAACTATGTTTTCGATCCATTTCCAAGTACTTTTTATGGCGAAATGATGAAGGATGGTGAGGATGATAACGACGAGGAAAACTCTTCCGGGACAACCACCGCAACCGCAACCGCAACCACCCCCACAACACCAACAGCCACAAAGAAACCAAGGGTTGATCGGTCGAGAACTTTGATCTCGGAGCGACTGCGGAGGGGTCGGATGAAGGAGAAGCTCTATGCATTGCGTTCCCTAGTTCCTAACATAACAAAG ATGGATAAGGCTTCGATTATTGGAGATGCCGTATTGTATGTGCAAGACCTGCAAATGCAGGCTAAGAAACTAAAAGCTGAGATTGCGGGTCTTGAAGCAACATTGGCAGGATCCGAAAGGTACCAACAATCAATTGAAAACCCTGTTAAGATTCGAGTTGCAAGAAGCAACAGCCACCCAGTTTGCAAGAAGATAATGCag TTGAATATGTTTCAAGTGGAGGAAAGAGAGTTTTACATTAGATTGATATGCAACAAAGGTGAAGGGGTTGCAATATCACTTTACAAGGCCCTTGAGTCCCTCACTAACTTCAAAGTTCTGAATTCCAATTTGGCCACTCTTTCTGACAGATTTGTATTAACATTTACTCTAAAT ATGAGAGATTGTGAGCAGTCAATGAACTTGCCAAACCTGAAGTTATGGGTGTGCGGGGCTCTTCTGAATCAAGGATTTGAGTTTACAACACCTTTATCTTCCTAA